A window of Drosophila santomea strain STO CAGO 1482 chromosome X, Prin_Dsan_1.1, whole genome shotgun sequence genomic DNA:
AAGCTACCTGCCATCGAACTATAATTTTGCTAGTCCGCAGCAGTTGCCGCTCAACATTTTATCGGATGATTTTGCGGTTTTGGCGCTGAATTCGCTGTGCCGCGGCTATCAGTTCCAGCAGAAGACAAAGCATGTGGATAGTTTTTCGCTGGCCATCCAGGAGACGCTAGCCATTTGCGGCATCTCGCCCAAGGAACAGAAGAAGGTGCAGCTATGGCAATCGCTGCCTGCACGAATGCGCCAGGTAATGGAACCGATGCTTCATTCCTGTTACACCTGCGTTCATCGACCCAGCACCTGTTTGCAGCAGCCGCTCTTTGGCAGCCACTACTCTCACAACTTCTATGAGGAATGGGCGTTTCTCTGGGCAAGCCGATTGATTGACTACATCCCATCCTCGGATACGCGCCATCTGCTCAGCTCCTACAAGCCGTGCATCAAGCGGGATAGTAATATGCTAAGCACATTCTATCCGTACATTCTGTTGCACGCACTGATTGAGTGCACGCCGGAGCAGAGGAATCACATCCAGGAGGAGTTCATGGCGGTGCTGCAGGCCAACGAGGAAAGCTCGAGCTCAGTCAGGGGCCGCCAGGAACTTGGAGCCATTAAGGAAAACGCCTTCAAGCAATTCGAGTCTAAAAAGTACGCCGCGGGAATCAAGCCACTGGCTAGCAATTTGGTTTCGGAGCGAAAGGAAGATTCCAGTCGTGTTCCACGCTTGGCTGGCAAGCTGTGCGCTGAACTCTTGGATTTCCTGCAGCGCTGGCTGAGGGAGTGGCAGCGAATTCACGGCCGAAGCACCGGCGGAAAACCACCAGAAACGATAGATCCTAACTACCGAAAGATCCATGAGTTTGTCAATCTGATACCCAAGCTATTGGTATCTCGAGCCAGCTACAATTGCGGCGAATATGCTCGTTCGCTTAGCTACCTGGAAAGCTATCTGGAGGAAGGCGAGGACAAGTCGAAAAGGTTGTTGGAACAATTTACATTCCTCGTTGAAGTGTACGGCTCACTCAGGGATCCCGATTCTGTGGAGGGTGCCGTGCAGGTTCGCAGCTACGACATGAGTGTGACGCAAGACATTCTCGTCAATCGGCTGGTGGAGCGGCAGCAGGACATGATCACCTCCTACGAGCAGCTGCTCTCCAGCACGGACCAGATGCAGCCGGATCACGTGCGCGCCATGATCGATGCATACTTGAGGGACACCCCGAAAACAGCACAGCTAATCGCCGATGGTCTGTGGCAGCGACTATCCGATCAGTACTCCGATCAATGCTTTGCCGAGTGCAAATCAGAGTTACTCTGGCGCCTGGGCAGCTATGatgagctggaggagctgcagtCCAACTGGCCAGCTCAGTGTTCGCAAGGCTGTCTTAAGCTGCGCAGGCCACTTACCACGCGCACCGAGTTCGACTCGTTGCTGGACGAGATGCGCGAATCggtgctggaggagctgcgtAGCTGCTCGGCTGTTCAGCAGCACTCATATGCCAATGCATACGATGCCGTGCTGAAACTTCACTTGGTTCATGAACTCCACTGCAGCCAGGAGCTCGTGGAGAAGCTCGAACAGGATCAGGATCGCGACAAGCAGGAGAAGCTAATGAAAACATACTTCGAGGACTGGCAGCATCGCCTGCAGGTTATACAACCGCAAGTACGCGTCCAGGAGTCTATATACAGCTTTCGGCGAAATATACTCGCCGAGCTACAACGCCGCCTGACATCACAGCGCACCCATTTGCTGCCCCATCTCAAGACGGAGCTGGCCAGAATCTGGCTCAACAGTGCCCAAATCAATCGCAACGCCGGTCAACTGCAGCGTGCCCAGCTTTACATACTCAAGGCGGCGGAGTACCAGCCCACGGGGCTCTTCATCGAGCGAGCCAAACTGCTGTGGCAAAAGGGGGATCAAGTGATGGCCATGAACTATCTGGAGGAGCAGCTGTCCATCATGCGATCGGGCTGCCAGGGCAACGTAAAGCAACTGGCACCGGAGCAACGGCATCTCTTCTTTCGCGGAAAGTACTTGCAGGCGGTGTATAGCGCCGAGTCCATGCACCTGTGCGCGGATGCAGTGCTGAAGTACTTCCAAGAGGCCATTGCTGTCCATCGCCAATCGGAGAGCTGTCACGTACAGATGGCGCAATTCTTGGAGAAGATACTCGAGGCCAGGCAGAGTGGCAAATCGGAGCACACTGGCGAGCGCGACGATATGCTGATCAATGTGATGGTCAACTATGCCAAGTCGCTGCGCTATGGCAGCGAGCATGTCTACCAGTCGATGCCACGACTGATCAGCCTCTGGCTGGACACCACCGAAACCTCCACCAACACAGAGCAGGTGAAGAAGATGAACGATTTGCTGACAAACTGCTGCACCGCACTGCCCACGGCTGTGTTCTACACGGTGTACTCCCAGATGCTGAGTCGCCTCTGTCATCCAGTGAACGATGTGTTCACCGTTCTCCGTAATGTGATAATCAAACTGGTGGAGGCGTATCCGCAGCAGTCGCTGTGGATGCTCTTGCCGCATTTCAAGTCGGCCAAGGCGCACAGGATCAAGCGCTGCAAGCTAGTGCTCACCGATAGCCGCCTGCAGAATTCCACGTTCCAAAAACTGCTGCAAGACTTTAACTCGCTCACAGAGCGTCTCATGGATCTCACCAACAAGGAGGTAGCCCTGGATCGCACGTACAAGTTGAGTGACCTGGACACACGCCTCTCCAAACTATGCAAACAGCCAGAATTTTCCAACATACTGCTGCCGTTTGAGAAGTACATGCAGCCAACACTGCCACTAAATTCCGACTCCAATTCATCTGCGGTGCCGCATCTTCAGGCAAGCACATCGACTGCCAACTGGTTTCCCTACCAGCAGATCTACATCAGTGGCTTCCAGGAGTCTGTGCTAATCCTGCGCTCGGCTGCCAAGCCCAAGAAGCTGACCATACGCTGCAGCGATGGCAAGGACTACGATGTGCTGGTGAAGCCCAAGGATGACTTGCGTCGCGATGCTCGCATGATGGAGTTCAATGGCCTGGTCAAACGATATCTGCACCAGGACGCACCGGCCAGGCAGCGGCGCCTCCACATCCGCACATATGCCGTGCTGCCGTTCAACGAGGAGTGCGGCCTGGTCGAGTGGCTGCCCAATCTGGCGTCGTATCGAAGTATATGTATGAGTCTGTATGCTCAGCGCAGGCAGGTGATGTCCACCCGAGTCCTGCAGAGTCTGGCTGTGCCGCTGCACGAATCGATAGAGCGCAAGAGAGAGGTCTTCACCAAGCAGCTGATACCTGCCCATCCGCCGGTCTTCCAGGAGTGGCTGCGTCAACGCTTCGCCACACCGCACAGTTGGTACGAGGCGAGAAATACCTACATTCGTACCGTGGCCGTCATGTCCATGGTGGGATACATACTCGGGCTGGGCGATCGCCACGGGGAGAACATCCTGTTCGCCGAGGGCAACGGCGACGCTGTTCACGTCGACTTCAATTGCCTGTTCAATCAGGGCGAGCTGCTGACCTATCCGGAGGTGGTGCCCTTCCGTCTCACACAGAACATGATCGTTGCCATGGGCCCGCTGGGCGTGGAGGGCAGCTATCGCAAGTGCTGCGAGATTACGCTGCGTCTTCTGAAGCAGGAGACCAAGACCCTGATGTCCATCCTTCGGCCCTTTGTCTACGATGTGGGTGCACAGACGCGGAATGGCGCCGCCACGGCCAAAATCACAAAGGATGTGCAGCGCATCGCCGATCGCCTGCAAGGACACGTAAGTACAGTGCCTCAGCTTTGTTGTTTCAAGCTAATGAATGCTTTACTTCTTGCAGGTTAAACGCCAGCAGGCGAACAGCATTCCCCTTTCGACCGAAGGACAGGTGAACTTCCTCATTAACGAGGCCACCAAGGTGGACAACTTGGCCGTCATGTACATTGGCTGGGGAGCGTTTCTTTGAAGCGTTTCTCTGTTGTTTTATTCATGTTGAATTTATATAAGTCAGGGAAAGTAGATATGCACAATTATTGCCTCGATTGTTAATTGTTAAGTATCCGGGATACATATACATGCTGTTGCATTTGACAATAATTCCTTCTGTTACACAAGTTAAAAAGCACATACTTAATTAAACTTAATACCTAATTAAATACACCTCTGTTAACTGTTATGTACAAAGCACTATTATAAGGAAATATTCATAAACTGTCCATCGAATTCATTGGCTGctttattaaaatcatttgTAAGTGTCTTAGACAACTGGCCCACTCTTGGGTGGCACCTTCCTGTACATATCGTTAACGACCTTGATAACAAAGTCGGGCAGCAGGCAAGCTGCCGAGCAAATGATGGTGAACAGCCAGATGGGAAGCGAGCTGAGGAACTGGTTGTAGACATCGTACAGCTCGCCACTGGCGTACAGGTTGTAGAGGTAGGTGGTCAGCATGAAGGCGGCAATGGAGGCGAGGATCATGGCAAAGTTGCGATAGGTCATGTAGCGGGCAACCAGCAGCAGTTTCAGGTTGCCCACAATCACGATGATGGTGATGAGCATGGTGCCAAAGGTCTGGAAGCTGGCAGTCTGTCCGCCATTGAAGAGGACATTCGCATCGTTGAGCATCGCGTAGGTGAAGTAGAAGATTATAAAGCACTGGACAAATCCGTTGAGTATCCACAAACTGAAAACTCCCATCGAGGCTTGCCTGTTGTGCGCTAGTGGCTTGTATAGCTCCGGATGACTGTAATGGCAATGGAACAGGGTAAGATGATGCACTTGTGGCATAAGCAATATTGCCATCCTTACCTGAGCAGTGTCTCCTCGCTGTAATCCTTATCGGAAATGGCCAGAACCGTGAAACTGAACGAGATATAGACGATGTCGAAGAGCCAAAGATACAGCGAATTGTAGACGTTGGTGGCGGAGTATAGATCGTACACCTGGTAGAGAGCCATGCACCCGGTGATGATTATGTTCTTGTAGCAGTAGAACAGCACCAGGAAGGCCAGGCGCTGTGAGTTGTAGTGCCCGTGGACGAGCAGCAGGCGGCGCAGCATTTCGAAGCGGGCAATCGCAAAGTCGGCACATCGGGCGGCTTGTTTTCCCTCACGACCCGTGATCCCAATGCCAATGTGCGCCTCCTGGATCATGGACACATCGTTGGCGCCGTCGCCAATGGCAGCCGTAATGTGCTTCTTGCGCCGCTTGATCAGCGTAACAATCTCGCACTTTTGCAGCGGACTTAGGCGGCAACAGAGTACCGCGCGGCAGCGCAGGGCAAGATCGGCAAACTGACGTGGTGTGTGCGCCAGCAGGGCGGCTATAGTGGTTCCATCTATAATCAGCACCTCCGGATCGTCAACGCCAATCATTTCCAGTCGTGCCAGGAGCTCCGCTGGCTCCGTCATATTGATGATAAAGTGCTGCTTCGATCCCGGCGGAATGTGGCGACAGGCGAGTCCAATGTTGTAGGCCGTTTCCACTTTGTCGCCGGTGAGCACCCAGATCTTTAGGCCAGCCGCTTGCAGCGCCTCTAGGGTCTCGCCCACTTCCTCCTGCAGTGCGTCTTCCAAGGCGGTGGCGCCCAGCAGGTCCAGCTCTGTGGAGAGTTAAGAGTTCTTATTGCTGAAAGTCAAGTAATTCGATGGACCATATTTGCTCCTGCTTACCATTCTCGACTGCTTCATAGCACTCTGATATTAGTTCGTTCCTGTTGCTCAGCTGGGTGTTGGCATTCCGGTAGAGCTCCTCGAAGTGGGTTAACTCTGCATCGGTCAGTGTGCGTCGTGCCACTGCCATTGTGCGCAGGCCGTTCTGGGCGTACTTCGTTATCTGGGCGTCCGTCTGCTCCACGAGAGGATTCGGCTTGCAACGTGGAAAGATGGCGCTCTCCGCTCCTTTTGAGTACAGCCAGATTGTGCCGCTCTGATCCCTGACAATGACGCTCATCCGCTGGCGCTCCGAACTGAACTCCAGAACGTGCAGTCTTTGGAACTGCAGCTTCTCTGCGCTCGGATACCGGCAGATGTGGAGGACATCATTCCGCTGACCCTCATACACTAGACCCAGACTGGCACAGCCCTCGAGGAGAGCCTTCTCATCGGGACTGGACGCCTGGTAGCGTTCAACAATGTTCCTGCTCATCAAGCGACTGCGTTCCGACACGGATTCCGACGACTCCAGAGTCTTCTCTCCCACTTCCTGGAGCACTTCTACCGTGTGGCACACGGCCAGTGCCTCGAAAAGCACTGCTGCATCAGCCTTAAAAGGAAGGCAAAGTAAAAGGATATTTCTTCGATAGTAAAAGGATATTTGCTTCGATAGAAGAAAAGCGGCACTTACATCGAGATTTTGCAGTTCAAACTTTTCACCGTTGCCCTCTGCAATAAGTTGGGTATTTTGGAGCTGATAGTTGATATTGGACACATAGCAATTGACGAACTTCATGAGGTTCTTGGTGAGGGTGCCTGTTTTGTCGGAGAATAGGATATTGACCTGACCCAGTTCCTCGTTCAGATTGGACGCGTTGACGCGACAGGGCTGATCGGTTTCCTCATCGTACAGATGCAGATCATTGTGCATGAAGTGCATACCGAATATGCGATACACTTCGATGTTCATGTACGCGGAAATGGGCACCATGTAATTGAAGAGCAGCAGAAAGGAGAGGAAGTCCTCGAAGATTTGCCACGCAGAATTCAAGTTGGTGGGTGGCCCCATATACGGCATGGTGGGCACAATCTTCACCTCCTTAtgactgcaaaaaaaaaacagatttaAAAACAAGATCTCTCATTGTAGATATAGACCCACCGTTCGATGAGATACaaaaccaccaccaccacaatcATTCCCACGATGAGGGCCACCATGAACCTGTTGATGTACTTCTCGCTGGATGCCGACTTGTTGCCGGTGTAGCGGCTATTCAGCTGCAACTTGGTGTGCATTCCGGTGTAGATGGCACAGCCCACCACCCGCTCGGTGCTCTTAACTCGGACACCGCGCAGGAGCAGATTATCAATGGTCAGGGGCAGGGCGTCAGCAGCGTCATTCGTCCCTGTCCTCAACTCCAGACGGCCATTGAAGCTGTAGAGATCAGCGGTGGAGGGTTCGCACACAATGTTATCCCTGCCATCCTTGCCATTCCTGCCCTGCAGTTCATGATCATCGGGGGAGAGCACATAGTTTGTCGGCACGCAGATGGTCTTCAAATTGGTCTCGCCATCCAAATTGGCCGTGGTCACGTAGCACTTGCGATCCGCACTGGACGATTGAAGCAGTACCAGATCACAGGGCACATCCCCGTCGTTTCGCACCACCACAAGATCGCCTGGCACGATGAACTGCGAATCTATGACTTCCTCCTTGCCGTTCCTTATGACAGTTACTAGATATGGAGATAATCAATTCCCCCAAGCTTTTCTCATATTTTGCTAAATAGATTTCCTTACCTCTCGCTGCATTGACAAGTTTATCGCTTTTCGCTCGCGAATAGTCCTCCAATCCCTCCTTTAGAGCCGTAATGATCATGACAaagagcagcggcagcagggAAACCAGTGGCGATATTGTTTCATCTAGTTGttaaaattattgttaaataattGCCCCATTGCCGAACAGCAAACCGTACTTACTTACGAAAAACGATACAATTGTGATGATCAGAAAGTAAAAGTAAACGGCGCGCCTAAACTGCTCATAGAAGTTGAGGGGCAGGAAAGTGAACCATGTGTATTTGGTGGTTGTCACCCGGTTGAGTGGCTTCTTTTGGCGACCATCGATGCCGCCAATCCTAATCCGCAGCGGATCCACTGACTTCTTCTTGCCAgctgccatttttttttttaccagtATTTAATGAGCTAATGCTGCCTTTCGGAGCAGAAGTTAGACTGAACTGTAGTTAGCCCACTGAATTAGCCACATAAATTGGCCAATGATAAAGATAATGTTCCATTCCCCCCCACTTATATAAAACCCATTTTGGCTTCCAAGTGGCCCTGTCACAATGGGTGTCCCATTGAAAAGTAAGGAATTCTTGTTTCCGTCGTTTTTGCCGATGACAGATTAGTCCAACCCAAGTTTAGATTAGACGCAATCGAATCATGTCagattaataataaaattgaattttaatattgGCTGGCATGTCTTCCTTTAAACACGTCCAACTGCTGTTCAAGATTACTTCACAGCAATTGTGATAGCGCTTTCCCTTAACTGATTAATTCTATCGCCTGCCTAAAATTCGCATATCTAATCCAGCTGATATCGGTTTACATACTACGCTAATCACCGCTCTAATCAGCGAAGCACTTCGATTATGGCACTGCCACTTGGCgctgttttttaataataaatgaagATCTTTGAGCTCTGGACTCCTTGCTCCCTACAAACCATAGACACGACTAGACGATATCCTCTAATAACTTATTGCTTTGTAATAGATTaaaaactaacaacaaaaAGCTTTTGCTCAAGCTGAAATGGTTTACCTCCTCTGGCAAAACTAAAATACttataaacaatttgaatttttcatttattgaaAGTCTATTCAAAATCAACAGGTCATcagtaaatttaaaatacactTAAATATGACATTAATAGTAAGTTTTAACTGCAATGACAAGTGTTAAATTGGAAATATATTTGTAGCAATGAATATGTTTCAAATATTACTCATCCGCCATGTTGGCTCATTCTTAAGATACTATACCCATATACCTATGTTTACTATATAAAACATACTGTTTTCTAAGGTGTGATTGCAGCACGGCCTTAATAACTCCTCAGAAATGCAGCTTAAATCCAAAACGAAGCGTAGAAAGGAATTTTATGGCACTGATTCCTTTATTTTGATACACAATGCTAGAACCATTTGCGTATAGCTTACCTTTGACTCATCGCGTGGCCAGTGATAAGGTGATAAGGTCATGGGACATTCGCATTTCCACAGACAATGCAGACTTGTTAGGCGGGATGAGTGAGTCAAGGTGGAAGTTGCACGATTTCAGATAGGCTTGTCCGTAAGCCCCGAGGGATATGTGTTCGTTTCTGGAGTCCGCTCAATGCCGAGCGATAAGATATTGCTATCGACATTATCTCTTCGACGGATGGCAAACCCGCGGGCTTATTCGCTCGCGAGAGCGCCATGTGAAAGGGGCTAccaataaaacaacaaaaaaaaacaaaaaatcaaaaaacaaaaatacaaataaaaacagctAAGAGAGCAGCTCTGAGGATCGTAGGGGCCAGCATGGCGTTACCAACTATTGGAGAGTGCAATGCACTGGCTGCGAACTGGCTGCAAAGGGATATCTGAAAGTTGGTAAGACCCCGGTGCGATATGGGTACGGTATGGGTTTGGCTAtgagaataaatatatacattgtatgtgtatatgaatatgaatatgaatatacatacatgaaCATGCATGGAAAGGTCCGTCAGGCTgtgaatatatgtacatatgtatgtatggcgACTTTGTTAGTGGTATCGGTATCAACAATTCTTCGACAGTTTGCCGATTGATCAGTTTGCGCGTGGAAGGTCTCTCTTTCCTTTCGTTTCGGTCTACAataatctatatatatatatatatatatacatatatacagtaGTCTATATATATGATATCTGTGATCCATAGCGATCTTATATATACTATTTCGCCCACTCAGCTCGCCGTTTGTTTACCCGTTTGTTTGGCTCGAGGACCTCGGAGCACTTCAAACTCTTCAAACTTATTTAAGTCACCAGAAACATGGTAGGTTTGCCCATCGCAGAGATATCACATAAAAACACACATCCTGGCAttcgtttatttttacaaTTCGCACAGCTTCATATGAATTTGGGTAACGTGTGTGTGGAAGATGAAGttttcaaaatattcaaaacaaaGTTATTAAGTTTACAAAACTATTTGCAATACCAAAGACTTAATGCGCTAATTAAATTGTGAAATACGTGGTGGTAAAGCCATCTTTCTCCAGTGCATGTGGCCTTTGAAGTGATAAAGCTTTCTGATAAAATTACTCCCCCTCGAAATCCGTATCTCTTATCGCAATTTATGGACCCTAAAATGACGAGAAGATGTTGAGTTTGGCTAGAAGTTTACCTCGATCATGGTGACGAAAGGCTGCATTGTATATCCAacatacatacgagtatgtacatatgtatatctattGCTCGGCGCTACAGTGAACCCAACCCAAGTGGGAAACATGCCATCCAATCCAAATGCCGCTCAAATGTACCCCGATTAGTCAGCTGAGGTGCTCGGCAGCTCAGATATACCCATAATcttatcagttttttttttggcagtcTACACATAGGCGGCTAGATATGGGTGCGTTTCGCTGCTCCAGAGAGCTTCATACTGGCTGTATTCTCAAGAAGAGAACACTATCGCCATATACAACTGGCTGAGGATATGGATATGGGATGATGGACCCGCTACTCCGGCACGGATATCAGTTTGCCACACGGAGGCTCTATGCACGTGCACGTTGCTCGTTTGTGAACCCAAAAGCAAAAGACTCGAGTGCCAATGCATTCAGCCATCTGATAACTTAACAATTTTAACAAACATATAGTAACAATGCAACAATCATGGTAACTCGATGGAACACTACTAGGCCCACCTCCGAGAGGATTGGTCTATCCTGAACGCGAGAGTGTGCGAGGTTCGGCTTTTACAGAAACGAAACTGATCGGAAATACCTTACTCATCGGAATCTAGCAAAGAGATTACCTGGCTAGTCGGCTATTggtttcaaataaaaaaaaagaaaaaagcgaaaaaaaaaaaaactgttatTACCGATAAGCAATACGACGAATTCGTGGTAACGAAGTATTTTAGAGAGATACAGAAATCGGTCAGTTTTAGTCAGTTATGCTATTGTTTCGCGTCGGTGTCACATTGTCCCCAAATTGCCAACGTTTGTATATGAACCTCGTGAGGATTTAGGCCCCAATCGCAGTGGATAAAATCAAGGCAACATCATGGGCAAGTTCTTCGAGAGACTTTTTCAGAAAAGGGTGAGTCCTCCGGCACTTTGGCACTCGATGTTGTGTAATATCGACAGGGAGAAACACAGTGAACATTGTTAAGGTTTTCTTGTGTGTCAGTTATGTGAGTGTGTCGCCATATCCATCAAcaaatttctatatattagaTAAGCGGCTATAAAGCAACGTCGTTTGTCGATATGTGAGTGAAAATGAGATAGCGTCGCTTAGATAAAGTGGGTGTTGAGTGTGTTGAAAATCCAGCGTCtttcaaattgctttttaatcTACCCCAATGGTTGGtttttcaaattatatttGGGTTATACCCTTTTTGAAGCCAACTGATCGACTTTTATGGTCATCGTGTGAGTCATTCTTCAGTGCACAgaaattacgtatacgacgTGTTGGCTTTGCGCtgttatattatttaaacaatttatggGAAAGCTTACGCTTTTCGGAATAAGAATCTCGAAAAATGcccatttttaattgctcaAGGGAGTATTTGAAAACTGTTTGGCAAAACTTAATGGAAAACTACCAAGTTTAGCAAGGGAATACGTAAAAGTGAGGTGATTGTGAATTAAAATGGGGtttgttttgaaataaaaaagactTTATCAGTGCTTACGTACTACATTTACTCATTTTGTAATCTATCATCATTACGCTTTTCAATAGAACtcatttttattgcctttaAAGATAAACAATGGCTTTCGAGTACCTAACAAGCACATAAAGCTATGTTTTCTAAAAATGAACTTGCTTTTGTAATAATGCATAAGTTGAGTAAAAGTTAGTTAATGAGAAAGTCAGTGCAAGATCTTAAGCAATTGAATTTGATGAGATTTGATTTGAGTGGGACGTCATCGAATTGACAATACGCCAAATTAACTATGCACTTTGAACCTATTAGTTGCCGAATGTGTGAATGTCTGAATGCCTGAGTGCCTGAGTGCCTGAATTTCATCGTGTGTCGGTACATCGCAAACTTGAACTG
This region includes:
- the LOC120455467 gene encoding serine/threonine-protein kinase ATR; its protein translation is MSTQRKDMWKLLYNHVNRNVSNFSGVYSVIEDILCQEPSLISCSLVRELHNKFQDTFLLWLLNKLAKCLSESPDSSECINLQRKILSSCCSNHPKLYERLVLAYVEAIEETHLQLSSLDFGKLSNEPKPTITVRIFRCDVECLQEFDPHCAIEDIKVPLEQADMYAKSLLEVLQHAHHIGYATHGDIFSGSLHQALLILKECDMDTKLASLNYCHSVLRSQSASSWITNPDVEHYSHLTLEATAIMWSAVVKWLEMGCMTRQELKRLNITTKLLLEVMQMRARPAHHLGYLLLNEILSLPTSIELDVGLLETLSSYIQGQLEHSVVPLEKLVHLQQLLLSHWHCHPTHLVPLLAIMGLKQAEMRSEVVHVLTQSLVQIMQKEEVSTMDWQKLIAILRGFRQLEQLVLSQSQHKIAEHEGPIDFSVLAMLPLQCEIIKVADTNWNNFSMQLVELESSCPSDKRHIYLEICSLLMQITFIRHFLKTQTQHQLLAILQRHMELSHLCAIRLEPPSSVHTQMQGFYAQQYMSLIQSEETQETFCNNLSLLYISGFIKPEQLMKALPTIINPSGRAQVIRLLLCSQPGTLSVFKVQDRIELYCPKCMPLPKKLPGTYLGKCKQQLPCPDFSSTSLEMIAKDFLFHPDFPYIAQHLDLLSFEPNVILGLLRETEALQKVNIKIIGLLVSAMRVRSSEFLEKLANLVLAAIKAMLEKPLAEQNVLQQRHMLNVLTAIAHMEDDEIWLFHWFKMTFFFLVHTRSLVAQEAVLAATEMCATQGLQTIHLWNWYKRDALDLAVRLALNVYLSDGVRFTRSLRALTKMLGFTCVQEFTCKYHRLLTAMVLPHCIVNPRCKGVLVLIAKQMQKHIGTLFSISFLRIYTHVFLTEEPELANSCIELVVSCTQSSLQQLMNADVKQTVAELLIYFNRNPTFVMRSFQSLLQLSIGSVEELSSQTANAEFANFIAERFLGVITYFESCLSEPSFEKPLKEETLYSLGQIMRFVGSQHVTQFRFKIIAMLSFVHTLQEPRLQRICLKIWHIFLHVVNVQELGPSLGRIVATLQPLLADSESVKQVNDLYEFIILRNASMLGTFITDLYFLDRMENVSPSIQKCIRRHTAHLDLKGLAEEEDGQPPPLVEQLRFLQKHITDECLQVRVYALQHLGELFGRRRSQLNSTILRELPLEPLLEQIVNVLMAGCQHDDSQLQMASAKCLGELGAIDASYLPSNYNFASPQQLPLNILSDDFAVLALNSLCRGYQFQQKTKHVDSFSLAIQETLAICGISPKEQKKVQLWQSLPARMRQVMEPMLHSCYTCVHRPSTCLQQPLFGSHYSHNFYEEWAFLWASRLIDYIPSSDTRHLLSSYKPCIKRDSNMLSTFYPYILLHALIECTPEQRNHIQEEFMAVLQANEESSSSVRGRQELGAIKENAFKQFESKKYAAGIKPLASNLVSERKEDSSRVPRLAGKLCAELLDFLQRWLREWQRIHGRSTGGKPPETIDPNYRKIHEFVNLIPKLLVSRASYNCGEYARSLSYLESYLEEGEDKSKRLLEQFTFLVEVYGSLRDPDSVEGAVQVRSYDMSVTQDILVNRLVERQQDMITSYEQLLSSTDQMQPDHVRAMIDAYLRDTPKTAQLIADGLWQRLSDQYSDQCFAECKSELLWRLGSYDELEELQSNWPAQCSQGCLKLRRPLTTRTEFDSLLDEMRESVLEELRSCSAVQQHSYANAYDAVLKLHLVHELHCSQELVEKLEQDQDRDKQEKLMKTYFEDWQHRLQVIQPQVRVQESIYSFRRNILAELQRRLTSQRTHLLPHLKTELARIWLNSAQINRNAGQLQRAQLYILKAAEYQPTGLFIERAKLLWQKGDQVMAMNYLEEQLSIMRSGCQGNVKQLAPEQRHLFFRGKYLQAVYSAESMHLCADAVLKYFQEAIAVHRQSESCHVQMAQFLEKILEARQSGKSEHTGERDDMLINVMVNYAKSLRYGSEHVYQSMPRLISLWLDTTETSTNTEQVKKMNDLLTNCCTALPTAVFYTVYSQMLSRLCHPVNDVFTVLRNVIIKLVEAYPQQSLWMLLPHFKSAKAHRIKRCKLVLTDSRLQNSTFQKLLQDFNSLTERLMDLTNKEVALDRTYKLSDLDTRLSKLCKQPEFSNILLPFEKYMQPTLPLNSDSNSSAVPHLQASTSTANWFPYQQIYISGFQESVLILRSAAKPKKLTIRCSDGKDYDVLVKPKDDLRRDARMMEFNGLVKRYLHQDAPARQRRLHIRTYAVLPFNEECGLVEWLPNLASYRSICMSLYAQRRQVMSTRVLQSLAVPLHESIERKREVFTKQLIPAHPPVFQEWLRQRFATPHSWYEARNTYIRTVAVMSMVGYILGLGDRHGENILFAEGNGDAVHVDFNCLFNQGELLTYPEVVPFRLTQNMIVAMGPLGVEGSYRKCCEITLRLLKQETKTLMSILRPFVYDVGAQTRNGAATAKITKDVQRIADRLQGHVKRQQANSIPLSTEGQVNFLINEATKVDNLAVMYIGWGAFL
- the LOC120455469 gene encoding phospholipid-transporting ATPase IF, with protein sequence MAAGKKKSVDPLRIRIGGIDGRQKKPLNRVTTTKYTWFTFLPLNFYEQFRRAVYFYFLIITIVSFFVNETISPLVSLLPLLFVMIITALKEGLEDYSRAKSDKLVNAARVTVIRNGKEEVIDSQFIVPGDLVVVRNDGDVPCDLVLLQSSSADRKCYVTTANLDGETNLKTICVPTNYVLSPDDHELQGRNGKDGRDNIVCEPSTADLYSFNGRLELRTGTNDAADALPLTIDNLLLRGVRVKSTERVVGCAIYTGMHTKLQLNSRYTGNKSASSEKYINRFMVALIVGMIVVVVVLYLIERHKEVKIVPTMPYMGPPTNLNSAWQIFEDFLSFLLLFNYMVPISAYMNIEVYRIFGMHFMHNDLHLYDEETDQPCRVNASNLNEELGQVNILFSDKTGTLTKNLMKFVNCYVSNINYQLQNTQLIAEGNGEKFELQNLDADAAVLFEALAVCHTVEVLQEVGEKTLESSESVSERSRLMSRNIVERYQASSPDEKALLEGCASLGLVYEGQRNDVLHICRYPSAEKLQFQRLHVLEFSSERQRMSVIVRDQSGTIWLYSKGAESAIFPRCKPNPLVEQTDAQITKYAQNGLRTMAVARRTLTDAELTHFEELYRNANTQLSNRNELISECYEAVENELDLLGATALEDALQEEVGETLEALQAAGLKIWVLTGDKVETAYNIGLACRHIPPGSKQHFIINMTEPAELLARLEMIGVDDPEVLIIDGTTIAALLAHTPRQFADLALRCRAVLCCRLSPLQKCEIVTLIKRRKKHITAAIGDGANDVSMIQEAHIGIGITGREGKQAARCADFAIARFEMLRRLLLVHGHYNSQRLAFLVLFYCYKNIIITGCMALYQVYDLYSATNVYNSLYLWLFDIVYISFSFTVLAISDKDYSEETLLSHPELYKPLAHNRQASMGVFSLWILNGFVQCFIIFYFTYAMLNDANVLFNGGQTASFQTFGTMLITIIVIVGNLKLLLVARYMTYRNFAMILASIAAFMLTTYLYNLYASGELYDVYNQFLSSLPIWLFTIICSAACLLPDFVIKVVNDMYRKVPPKSGPVV